The sequence TCTGCGGTGAGCCTTTTGCTAGAGGCAGTGTCGAATATCCAGCACAGGCGGAACAAGTCCCCCACAGTTGCCAGCTTCTAACACTTACCGGTGGCATCTTCAATGAACCTTACATGATGCACTTCCATTTGCAGGCTGATTATGTTCTAACTTCTAATcatttgtcatgtaattacTTCAAGTCTAATCTGACCCCATGTGGAAACCAAATAGGACGTACCGAGCAACAAATTGACAAGCTCGCACATCTTAAGGCTACCATATGAAAATACACGAGCCAAATTAAGATCTAACCATATTCTAAAACACTACCAAGTGAAGGTACTACTCATAGTTCATCAGATACTACTCATTTATGTTATAAATTGTTTcttaaattacaaatcataATATCAACAGTatactttaattataaattttccgAACAAATTTAAACTTgccatttcatttcattccaCATGTGACACAAGAAATAAGAGcaattcacttaaattttaaGTCATTTAATTCACAAGAAAGATATATTGGACtgcaaatacaaaatttaagcTCTGTGACCTCAATTCAAACTGAGTTTGACCAAACCTGAATTGATTATATGTCAAGTGCAATATACTAGTCATATGATCAGATGAATAGTTAAACTAATCACATGGTATGTGTATCAAATTTGGTTCACTATAGGTTTGGTTCGCTTTACCGGAGTTAGAattttccttcatttcaaaaagCAGCCATAAATGAGAAGACTCCAATATTCACTTCCCATACAAAACATTCATCACTGCACGATAAACAGGCCCTCTCTTGCTCTTCAAGACTTCCCTAACCTTGCTCTCCTCCGGCACCACTCCTTTCTCCTTCAACATCTCCAGCATTTCCTTCCCCTCATCCTCTAACCCAACCTTCACCAGCCCCTCATACACCCCCACACAAGTCGCCGCATTCGGCTGCATTCTCCGCCCCACCATCTCCCCCACGTACTTCTTCGCTTCCTTCACCATTTTCGCGTCCCCACTCTCCACCAGCCCCCTGATCAATACACGATAACTGTAAGCATTCGGCAGAACCCCACTTGCCAGCATTCTCAGGTACACTTTGTGCGCCTCTTTCGCCTGCCCAGCATTCGCGTACGCCTCCATCACAGCCGTGTGCGCCACCACATCCGGCATCTGCCCTTTGTCCTTGATTTGGGAAAAGAGCTCCAGGGCTTCGTGGGTCAGGCCGTCTTGAGACAATCCGTCGAACATCTTGACCGCACTGCTCATGAGGCCGTCCTCGCGTATTTTAGCGAACACTTCCTGGAGATTCTTCGGGTCCTCGGGGTCTTCTACAACGGGCTTCTTGTTGAACGGGTTGTAGGGTGGTGGTAGCTTGGATTTGTCGACTTCTTTCGTCGCAGTCCTTTCAGCTGTGCTCTCAGAATCGGACTCGGAGTCGGAAGGCAGGGAGAAGTTCACCAATTTGGGGTTCCGTTTCTTTGGCGGTGGTGCTTCG comes from Sesamum indicum cultivar Zhongzhi No. 13 linkage group LG10, S_indicum_v1.0, whole genome shotgun sequence and encodes:
- the LOC105172476 gene encoding pentatricopeptide repeat-containing protein At4g38150-like, with the protein product MALKTTVTRCFFLSKSKPPSFPLFSRLFFLSSSPSPPFSAAKVSKCLYPFAPLSRTFCSPSEAPPPKKRNPKLVNFSLPSDSESDSESTAERTATKEVDKSKLPPPYNPFNKKPVVEDPEDPKNLQEVFAKIREDGLMSSAVKMFDGLSQDGLTHEALELFSQIKDKGQMPDVVAHTAVMEAYANAGQAKEAHKVYLRMLASGVLPNAYSYRVLIRGLVESGDAKMVKEAKKYVGEMVGRRMQPNAATCVGVYEGLVKVGLEDEGKEMLEMLKEKGVVPEESKVREVLKSKRGPVYRAVMNVLYGK